The Tamandua tetradactyla isolate mTamTet1 chromosome 23, mTamTet1.pri, whole genome shotgun sequence genome includes a window with the following:
- the PMM2 gene encoding phosphomannomutase 2 isoform X5 gives MADPGPVLCLFDVDGTLTAPRQKITKEMDGLLQKLRQKIKIGVVGGSDFEKMKEQLGNDVVEKYDYVFPENGLVAYKDGQLLCKQNIQGHLGEALIQDLINYCLSYIAKIKLPKKRGTFIEFRNGMLNVSPIGRSCSQEERIEFYELDKKENIRQKFVADLREEFAGKGLTFSIGGQISFDVFPDGWDKRYCLGHVEKDGYKTIYFFGDKTMPFHFG, from the exons ATGGCGGACCCCGGCCCAGTGCTCTGCCTCTTCGACGTGGACGGGACTCTGACGGCCCCGCGGCAG AAAATCACCAAAGAAATGGACGGCCTGCTACAGAAATTGAGACAGAAGATCAAAATTGGTGTGGTCGGTGGATCGGACTTTGAAAAAATGAAGGAGCAACTGGGAAATGATG TGGTTGAAAAATATGATTATGTGTTTCCAGAAAATGGCTTGGTAGCATACAAAGATGGGCAGCTCTTATGTAAACAG AATATTCAGGGTCACCTGGGTGAGGCCCTAATCCAAGACTTAATCAACTACTGTCTGAGCTACATTGCGAAAATTAAACTCCCGAAGAAGAG GGGCACTTTCATTGAATTCCGAAATGGGATGTTAAATGTGTCCCCTATTGGAAGAAGCTGCAGCCAAGAAGAACGGATTGAGTTCTACGAACTCGATAAA aaagaaaatataagacaAAAATTTGTGGCGGATCTGCGGGAAGAGTTTGCAGGAAAAGGCCTCACATTTTCTATTG GAGGCCAGATAAGCTTTGACGTTTTTCCTGATGGTTGGGATAAAAGGTATTGCCTGGGACATGTGGAAAAGGACGGCTATAAGaccatttatttctttggagACAAAACCATGCCA
- the TMEM186 gene encoding transmembrane protein 186: protein MAALLRAIPRLRGPAAWGRPLYGLWCCTEQDPRRCVGTRSPTSEEKPPDPEKEKFRMVYRFDAIRAFGYLSRLKVAQTALTVVALPPGFYWYSQGLMTLDSLCLVAGIAGFALAMLCWMSYFFRRLVGILYVSESGTMLRVAHLNFWGWRQDTYCPVADVIPLTETRDRPQDAFMRIQQYSGKQTFYLTLRYGRILDEERFTQVFGVLDTLK, encoded by the exons ATG GCTGCCCTTCTCCGAGCTATACCCCGGTTGCGGGGACCAGCTGCGTGGGGAAGGCCTCTCTATGGGCTGTGGTGCTGCACTGAGCAGGATCCCAGGAGGTGCGTGGGGACCAGGTCACCCACCTCAGAGGAGAAACCACCAGacccagagaaagagaaattccGTATGGTCTACCGGTTTGATGCCATCAGAGCCTTCGGGTATTTGTCTCGACTGAAGGTGGCACAGACAGCTCTGACAGTAGTGGCCCTGCCCCCAGGCTTCTACTGGTACTCCCAGGGCCTCATGACTCTCGACTCTTTGTGCCTTGTGGCTGGGATAGCTGGCTTTGCCCTGGCCATGTTGTGCTGGATGAGCTATTTCTTCCGAAGACTGGTGGGAATCCTGTATGTCAGTGAGTCGGGCACCATGCTGCGTGTAGCACACCTGAACTTCTGGGGGTGGCGGCAAGATACATACTGCCCTGTGGCTGATGTGATCCCCCTGACGGAAACCAGGGACCGGCCTCAGGATGCGTTCATGCGAATTCAGCAGTACAGTGGGAAACAGACCTTCTATCTCACCCTGCGCTATGGACGCATCCTGGACGAAGAGCGGTTCACACAGGTGTTTGGGGTCCTGGACACACTCAAGTGA
- the PMM2 gene encoding phosphomannomutase 2 isoform X4: MADPGPVLCLFDVDGTLTAPRQKITKEMDGLLQKLRQKIKIGVVGGSDFEKMKEQLGNDVVEKYDYVFPENGLVAYKDGQLLCKQNIQGHLGEALIQDLINYCLSYIAKIKLPKKRGTFIEFRNGMLNVSPIGRSCSQEERIEFYELDKKENIRQKFVADLREEFAGKGLTFSIGGQISFDVFPDGWDKRYCLGHVEKDGYKTIYFFGDKTMPHTGA; this comes from the exons ATGGCGGACCCCGGCCCAGTGCTCTGCCTCTTCGACGTGGACGGGACTCTGACGGCCCCGCGGCAG AAAATCACCAAAGAAATGGACGGCCTGCTACAGAAATTGAGACAGAAGATCAAAATTGGTGTGGTCGGTGGATCGGACTTTGAAAAAATGAAGGAGCAACTGGGAAATGATG TGGTTGAAAAATATGATTATGTGTTTCCAGAAAATGGCTTGGTAGCATACAAAGATGGGCAGCTCTTATGTAAACAG AATATTCAGGGTCACCTGGGTGAGGCCCTAATCCAAGACTTAATCAACTACTGTCTGAGCTACATTGCGAAAATTAAACTCCCGAAGAAGAG GGGCACTTTCATTGAATTCCGAAATGGGATGTTAAATGTGTCCCCTATTGGAAGAAGCTGCAGCCAAGAAGAACGGATTGAGTTCTACGAACTCGATAAA aaagaaaatataagacaAAAATTTGTGGCGGATCTGCGGGAAGAGTTTGCAGGAAAAGGCCTCACATTTTCTATTG GAGGCCAGATAAGCTTTGACGTTTTTCCTGATGGTTGGGATAAAAGGTATTGCCTGGGACATGTGGAAAAGGACGGCTATAAGaccatttatttctttggagACAAAACCATGCCA
- the PMM2 gene encoding phosphomannomutase 2 isoform X2 — translation MADPGPVLCLFDVDGTLTAPRQKITKEMDGLLQKLRQKIKIGVVGGSDFEKMKEQLGNDVVEKYDYVFPENGLVAYKDGQLLCKQNIQGHLGEALIQDLINYCLSYIAKIKLPKKRGTFIEFRNGMLNVSPIGRSCSQEERIEFYELDKKENIRQKFVADLREEFAGKGLTFSIGGQISFDVFPDGWDKRYCLGHVEKDGYKTIYFFGDKTMPGFKQSVTQAELL, via the exons ATGGCGGACCCCGGCCCAGTGCTCTGCCTCTTCGACGTGGACGGGACTCTGACGGCCCCGCGGCAG AAAATCACCAAAGAAATGGACGGCCTGCTACAGAAATTGAGACAGAAGATCAAAATTGGTGTGGTCGGTGGATCGGACTTTGAAAAAATGAAGGAGCAACTGGGAAATGATG TGGTTGAAAAATATGATTATGTGTTTCCAGAAAATGGCTTGGTAGCATACAAAGATGGGCAGCTCTTATGTAAACAG AATATTCAGGGTCACCTGGGTGAGGCCCTAATCCAAGACTTAATCAACTACTGTCTGAGCTACATTGCGAAAATTAAACTCCCGAAGAAGAG GGGCACTTTCATTGAATTCCGAAATGGGATGTTAAATGTGTCCCCTATTGGAAGAAGCTGCAGCCAAGAAGAACGGATTGAGTTCTACGAACTCGATAAA aaagaaaatataagacaAAAATTTGTGGCGGATCTGCGGGAAGAGTTTGCAGGAAAAGGCCTCACATTTTCTATTG GAGGCCAGATAAGCTTTGACGTTTTTCCTGATGGTTGGGATAAAAGGTATTGCCTGGGACATGTGGAAAAGGACGGCTATAAGaccatttatttctttggagACAAAACCATGCCA
- the PMM2 gene encoding phosphomannomutase 2 isoform X3 produces the protein MADPGPVLCLFDVDGTLTAPRQKITKEMDGLLQKLRQKIKIGVVGGSDFEKMKEQLGNDVVEKYDYVFPENGLVAYKDGQLLCKQNIQGHLGEALIQDLINYCLSYIAKIKLPKKRGTFIEFRNGMLNVSPIGRSCSQEERIEFYELDKKENIRQKFVADLREEFAGKGLTFSIGGQISFDVFPDGWDKRYCLGHVEKDGYKTIYFFGDKTMPQFHFG, from the exons ATGGCGGACCCCGGCCCAGTGCTCTGCCTCTTCGACGTGGACGGGACTCTGACGGCCCCGCGGCAG AAAATCACCAAAGAAATGGACGGCCTGCTACAGAAATTGAGACAGAAGATCAAAATTGGTGTGGTCGGTGGATCGGACTTTGAAAAAATGAAGGAGCAACTGGGAAATGATG TGGTTGAAAAATATGATTATGTGTTTCCAGAAAATGGCTTGGTAGCATACAAAGATGGGCAGCTCTTATGTAAACAG AATATTCAGGGTCACCTGGGTGAGGCCCTAATCCAAGACTTAATCAACTACTGTCTGAGCTACATTGCGAAAATTAAACTCCCGAAGAAGAG GGGCACTTTCATTGAATTCCGAAATGGGATGTTAAATGTGTCCCCTATTGGAAGAAGCTGCAGCCAAGAAGAACGGATTGAGTTCTACGAACTCGATAAA aaagaaaatataagacaAAAATTTGTGGCGGATCTGCGGGAAGAGTTTGCAGGAAAAGGCCTCACATTTTCTATTG GAGGCCAGATAAGCTTTGACGTTTTTCCTGATGGTTGGGATAAAAGGTATTGCCTGGGACATGTGGAAAAGGACGGCTATAAGaccatttatttctttggagACAAAACCATGCCA